Proteins from a single region of Shinella zoogloeoides:
- a CDS encoding type 2 periplasmic-binding domain-containing protein, translating into MNAKPQKKRADGNRASSAPLLTFVGSDKGGIGKSFITTVITDLMEVTGTVAHIVQVDDQDRLPALYPGRVTTVVPASLDDLRRDPAFIVAAFDPFYAAVEVMMQERVPLVVDVGGPQQTVASAHVV; encoded by the coding sequence ATGAACGCAAAACCTCAAAAGAAACGAGCGGATGGCAACCGCGCCTCCTCAGCTCCCCTGCTGACCTTCGTTGGCAGTGACAAAGGCGGGATCGGCAAGTCGTTTATCACGACTGTCATCACCGACCTCATGGAAGTGACCGGAACCGTGGCTCATATTGTCCAGGTTGACGATCAGGACCGTCTGCCAGCGCTTTATCCAGGTCGGGTGACTACTGTCGTTCCGGCATCGCTCGATGACCTCAGACGTGATCCAGCCTTTATTGTTGCGGCCTTTGACCCGTTCTACGCGGCAGTCGAGGTAATGATGCAAGAGCGCGTGCCGCTCGTTGTCGATGTGGGTGGACCGCAACAGACGGTAGCGTCCGCGCACGTGGTGTAA
- a CDS encoding DNA cytosine methyltransferase encodes MYHKTIADPPLVDGRPLTVLSLCSGIGGDVAAFTMAGVPHKVLAFAERDPVAAAFLSQKFPLVENVGDIIKFNNWSKFNGKIDILTAGIPCQPFSIAGKQQGTDDQRELTSEIVRIIHEVRPRYVFIENVTRYKTVQNGRAFRELGDGLVAAGYTYGHRIIDAAEVVAQRRRRLFILGHCRDAFYGADEVFADAESLRRRSQTGKQTGIQAAGSPARSSAVHHPPILGTLMASASGLVKAGMRGHELDFLVVQEFEGMGLVVRRPTPKEALRGQGFPDDWLDDITYRGRALNDLLKYKLIGNSWPVPIAASILRSLYCAAHTEGIRAAA; translated from the coding sequence ATGTATCACAAAACAATAGCAGATCCGCCCCTGGTCGACGGACGACCGTTGACGGTGCTCAGCTTATGCTCGGGCATAGGTGGCGACGTCGCAGCCTTCACGATGGCAGGCGTGCCCCACAAGGTTTTGGCGTTCGCCGAACGAGACCCTGTAGCAGCAGCATTTTTGTCCCAGAAGTTTCCACTCGTCGAGAACGTCGGCGACATTATCAAATTCAATAACTGGAGTAAATTCAATGGAAAAATCGACATTCTCACCGCAGGCATCCCCTGCCAGCCCTTCTCTATCGCAGGCAAGCAGCAGGGCACGGACGACCAGCGCGAACTCACGTCCGAGATCGTGCGGATCATTCACGAAGTCCGACCCCGCTACGTCTTCATTGAAAACGTCACGCGTTACAAAACCGTGCAAAACGGACGAGCTTTCAGGGAGCTTGGCGACGGACTCGTGGCTGCCGGATACACGTATGGTCATCGGATCATTGATGCCGCCGAAGTCGTTGCGCAACGCCGCCGGAGGCTGTTCATTCTCGGACATTGCAGAGATGCCTTCTACGGAGCTGATGAAGTATTCGCTGACGCCGAGAGCCTGCGCAGGCGTTCTCAAACGGGCAAGCAGACTGGGATACAAGCTGCCGGCTCCCCTGCTCGAAGCTCTGCTGTCCACCATCCGCCGATCCTCGGCACGCTGATGGCCAGTGCATCCGGTCTGGTGAAGGCCGGGATGCGAGGGCATGAACTCGATTTTCTTGTCGTTCAGGAGTTTGAGGGCATGGGGTTGGTGGTAAGGCGGCCTACACCAAAGGAAGCGCTGCGTGGACAGGGGTTTCCAGACGACTGGCTCGACGACATCACATACCGGGGGCGTGCTTTGAACGATCTTCTTAAATACAAGCTCATTGGCAATTCCTGGCCTGTCCCGATAGCCGCATCTATCCTCCGCAGCCTTTACTGCGCGGCCCACACGGAAGGGATCAGAGCCGCGGCGTAA
- a CDS encoding IS3 family transposase (programmed frameshift): MKKSRFTEAQIMAVLRQAEGGVPVPELCREHGISSASFYKWRAKYGGMDASMMSQMKALEDENRRLKRMYADLSMQADLLKEALGKKLRRPSQRRELAEKAVAQRGVSVALACRTFGVSETCFRYSPKRNADNDEIADLLLGLVKVKKTWGFGLCFLHMRNVQGFRWNHKRVYRIYRELELNLRIKPRRRLKREKPEELAVPDAPNVVWSMDFMADRLADGRQFRLLNVLDDFNRERLGIEVDFSLPAERVVRSLNQIIEWRGKPLAIRVDNGPEYVSSKLVEWAEKQGIALNYIQPGKPQQNAYVERYNRTVRHEWLDLYIFDSITEVQEIATEWLWTYNHERPNMGIGGITPAQKLKMAA, from the exons ATGAAGAAGAGCCGATTTACCGAAGCCCAGATCATGGCTGTGTTGCGCCAAGCGGAAGGCGGTGTCCCCGTACCTGAGCTTTGCCGGGAGCACGGCATCAGCAGTGCCAGTTTTTACAAATGGCGGGCAAAATATGGGGGTATGGATGCCTCTATGATGAGCCAGATGAAGGCTCTTGAGGACGAGAACCGCCGATTGAAGCGGATGTATGCCGATTTGAGCATGCAGGCGGATCTGCTGAAGGAGGCTCTCGGAAAAAAAT TGAGGCGGCCATCTCAGCGCCGAGAGCTGGCCGAGAAAGCAGTGGCGCAACGCGGCGTGAGTGTCGCGCTGGCATGCAGGACATTTGGCGTCAGCGAGACCTGTTTTCGGTATAGCCCAAAGCGCAATGCCGATAACGATGAGATCGCCGATCTGTTGCTTGGGCTTGTGAAGGTGAAGAAGACCTGGGGCTTCGGTCTCTGCTTCCTGCATATGCGCAATGTCCAAGGCTTTCGCTGGAACCACAAACGAGTCTACCGCATCTACCGCGAGCTTGAGCTGAACCTGAGGATCAAGCCCCGCCGGCGGCTGAAGCGCGAGAAGCCAGAGGAGCTGGCGGTGCCCGATGCGCCGAACGTGGTCTGGTCGATGGACTTCATGGCGGATCGCCTGGCGGACGGTCGCCAGTTCAGGCTTCTGAACGTGTTGGACGACTTCAATCGAGAGCGACTGGGGATCGAGGTTGACTTCTCACTGCCTGCAGAGCGAGTCGTGCGCAGCCTCAACCAGATTATCGAATGGCGGGGCAAGCCACTGGCAATCAGGGTCGATAACGGCCCCGAATACGTCAGTTCGAAGCTGGTCGAATGGGCAGAGAAGCAAGGGATCGCATTGAACTACATCCAGCCCGGCAAGCCTCAGCAGAACGCCTATGTCGAGCGCTACAACCGAACTGTTCGGCATGAATGGCTCGATCTGTATATTTTTGACAGCATAACGGAGGTGCAGGAGATCGCTACGGAATGGCTTTGGACGTATAACCACGAACGGCCCAACATGGGCATTGGCGGCATCACACCCGCTCAGAAACTGAAAATGGCCGCGTGA
- the tnpA gene encoding IS66-like element accessory protein TnpA produces MVEDRADAMLEAMDEGMHEARHEGKYRRIEVITGRRQRRNWTDEEKARILAESAEPDVNISAIARRWGVNRGLLNVWRREAGLTSRRSAQAGAQQAMFVPVTVVGDRTSCENSPSDVAHDAAGRIEIEIAGARMTVIGSVAPELAQAIVATLRARR; encoded by the coding sequence ATGGTCGAAGATCGCGCTGATGCCATGCTTGAAGCCATGGATGAAGGCATGCATGAAGCCAGGCATGAGGGAAAGTATCGTCGGATCGAGGTGATCACGGGTCGACGCCAGCGGCGGAATTGGACCGACGAGGAGAAGGCGCGGATCCTTGCCGAAAGTGCAGAACCTGACGTGAACATCTCGGCGATCGCCCGGCGCTGGGGCGTCAATCGCGGTCTGCTGAACGTCTGGCGGCGCGAAGCCGGGCTGACCTCTCGACGATCCGCGCAAGCCGGCGCACAGCAGGCCATGTTCGTGCCGGTGACGGTGGTTGGCGATAGAACGTCTTGCGAGAACTCGCCGTCGGATGTCGCCCATGACGCCGCGGGGCGTATTGAGATCGAGATTGCTGGCGCGCGTATGACCGTGATCGGCTCGGTGGCGCCCGAATTGGCGCAGGCGATCGTGGCAACGTTGCGAGCACGCCGGTGA
- the tnpB gene encoding IS66 family insertion sequence element accessory protein TnpB (TnpB, as the term is used for proteins encoded by IS66 family insertion elements, is considered an accessory protein, since TnpC, encoded by a neighboring gene, is a DDE family transposase.), giving the protein MIGLSPGGVKIMVATQPVDFRRGMNGLVALVASALAADPYCGDVFVFRAKRLDRLRCIYWDGSGMILATKWLEAGTFVWPPIRDGAMQMSSQEFSLLLAGIDWTRVRRNTVKRPTKAG; this is encoded by the coding sequence GTGATTGGACTTTCGCCTGGTGGAGTGAAGATCATGGTGGCGACGCAGCCGGTCGACTTCCGGCGCGGCATGAATGGGCTTGTTGCGCTGGTGGCGTCAGCGCTTGCAGCTGATCCCTACTGTGGTGACGTGTTCGTGTTCCGCGCCAAGCGTCTCGATCGCCTGCGCTGCATTTATTGGGACGGATCAGGCATGATCCTGGCGACGAAATGGCTGGAGGCTGGCACGTTCGTTTGGCCACCGATCCGTGATGGCGCGATGCAGATGAGTAGCCAGGAGTTCTCCCTTTTGCTGGCCGGTATCGACTGGACGCGGGTCAGGCGAAACACCGTAAAGCGGCCAACGAAAGCAGGCTGA
- the tnpC gene encoding IS66 family transposase has protein sequence MPLRPDPLPQDAAQLSRIILSLDAENADLKARVAFLERQLFGPKSEKMTAIDPKQATLELGDLSDIPAAANDDVAPVADGRKQERRSPARNIGRLPRHLPRYEELIEPESKICPCCSFELHCIGTDVSEALDIVPAVVRVKRTIRPRYACRACESAIVQAPAPARVMDGGMVTTAFAAHVAVSKFAWHLPLHRQAQMLASCGVIIDRGTLGAWVTRVAWWLELLYDALLAFIRSQPRVFCDETPLPRLDPGRKRTKVCQLWAQAVDDRPWNGPAPPAVAYTFAESRSAREVEGQLSSFAGVLQVDGYQAYKTLAKRRGRSNVAPMRLAFCLAHARRKFVEIVKMTGSAEALSILARIAELYRIEAKLRGENADTRLTVRRREAAPIMSELKAQLTELSDEVSSKSALGKAVTYTLNHWNGLAAFLEDGRIEVDSNVVERSMKSVALTRKNSLFVGSERGGKTFAVLASLVNTAKLNSVDPEAWLADVLERIISGKVTANQMDTLFPWTWKANRESIADQERRAA, from the coding sequence ATGCCGCTTCGACCCGACCCTTTACCTCAGGATGCCGCGCAATTGAGCCGAATCATTCTCTCGCTCGATGCAGAGAATGCCGACCTCAAGGCGCGCGTTGCCTTCCTGGAGCGGCAGCTCTTTGGGCCGAAATCGGAGAAGATGACGGCGATCGACCCGAAGCAGGCGACGCTTGAGCTTGGCGATCTCAGCGACATTCCCGCGGCGGCCAATGACGATGTTGCACCCGTGGCTGACGGCCGAAAGCAGGAGCGGCGATCGCCGGCGCGCAACATCGGCCGGTTACCCAGGCATCTCCCACGGTATGAAGAGCTCATCGAGCCGGAGAGCAAGATTTGCCCGTGCTGCTCGTTCGAGCTGCATTGCATCGGCACGGACGTCAGTGAGGCGCTCGACATCGTGCCGGCGGTTGTCCGGGTGAAGCGGACGATCCGGCCGCGCTACGCATGCCGGGCCTGCGAGAGTGCCATTGTGCAAGCGCCAGCGCCGGCGCGTGTGATGGACGGCGGCATGGTGACCACGGCGTTTGCCGCCCATGTCGCCGTTTCGAAGTTCGCCTGGCATTTGCCGCTTCATCGCCAGGCGCAGATGCTTGCCTCCTGCGGCGTGATCATCGATCGCGGCACGCTCGGGGCCTGGGTGACGCGGGTCGCCTGGTGGCTTGAGCTTCTCTATGACGCGCTGCTTGCCTTCATCCGCTCCCAGCCAAGGGTGTTCTGTGATGAGACGCCGCTCCCGCGGCTTGATCCGGGGCGTAAGCGAACCAAGGTCTGCCAACTTTGGGCGCAGGCGGTCGACGATCGGCCATGGAATGGTCCGGCGCCGCCGGCGGTGGCCTATACTTTTGCCGAAAGCCGCAGCGCGCGCGAGGTCGAGGGGCAATTGTCGTCGTTTGCCGGCGTGCTCCAGGTCGATGGGTACCAAGCCTATAAAACCTTGGCCAAGCGCCGGGGGAGGAGCAATGTCGCTCCCATGCGGCTGGCCTTCTGCCTTGCCCATGCCCGACGCAAGTTCGTCGAAATCGTCAAGATGACCGGGTCTGCTGAGGCCCTGTCGATCCTTGCCAGGATTGCCGAGCTCTATCGGATCGAAGCGAAACTGCGCGGCGAAAATGCCGATACCCGGCTCACGGTGCGGCGTCGCGAGGCAGCGCCCATCATGAGCGAACTGAAGGCCCAGCTCACCGAACTGAGCGACGAGGTGTCGTCGAAATCGGCGCTTGGCAAGGCCGTCACCTACACGCTCAACCACTGGAACGGACTGGCAGCCTTCCTGGAGGATGGCCGGATCGAAGTGGACTCCAATGTGGTCGAGCGTTCGATGAAATCGGTGGCTCTGACGAGGAAGAACTCGTTGTTCGTGGGCAGCGAACGCGGTGGCAAGACGTTCGCGGTCCTCGCATCGCTCGTCAACACGGCAAAGCTCAATAGTGTAGACCCCGAAGCTTGGCTTGCCGACGTGCTCGAGCGCATCATCTCCGGCAAGGTGACCGCGAACCAGATGGATACGCTCTTTCCATGGACCTGGAAGGCCAACCGCGAGAGCATTGCAGATCAGGAGCGACGGGCGGCATGA
- a CDS encoding YecA/YgfB family protein — protein MTQNSQGATARPKLDDEAFEAFIRARRPVSPIWSMSGLDGYLTALIIGPRFIDPRQWIPELTGPDALNLPMETTEHRAVQTIVAEYNRISASLAETPKDHRPRFTKIDDQTFDPFAWDLCFLLGTRYAPKLWQPVLGGHAVTGDIVAPIRKLGEAKRNATRQDAVAVAEALVKIRAYFMPKRAKQKF, from the coding sequence ATGACACAGAACAGCCAAGGGGCTACGGCACGACCGAAGCTCGATGACGAGGCGTTCGAGGCGTTTATCAGGGCACGCCGTCCAGTCTCGCCGATCTGGTCGATGAGCGGCCTCGACGGCTATCTCACGGCTCTCATCATCGGCCCGAGGTTTATCGACCCGCGTCAGTGGATCCCGGAGCTGACTGGCCCGGATGCCCTGAACCTGCCAATGGAAACAACCGAGCATCGAGCCGTCCAGACCATCGTTGCGGAATACAACCGGATATCGGCAAGCCTCGCCGAAACGCCGAAAGATCATCGGCCCAGGTTCACCAAGATCGATGATCAAACCTTTGATCCCTTCGCTTGGGACCTCTGCTTTCTATTGGGAACAAGGTACGCGCCCAAGCTTTGGCAGCCCGTCCTTGGAGGTCATGCCGTCACTGGGGATATCGTCGCGCCCATCCGCAAGCTCGGCGAGGCAAAACGGAACGCGACCCGTCAGGATGCCGTTGCCGTCGCCGAAGCGCTCGTCAAGATCCGAGCCTATTTTATGCCGAAGCGGGCAAAGCAAAAGTTCTGA
- the tnpA gene encoding IS66-like element accessory protein TnpA: MSDEEQKLRVRLVGRDGRRRYDPSSKARLVAACLEPGVSISGLALAHGVNANVLRKWVKDARESGLPTVSSRSAFIPVVAADCGRPDETRSLDVEVARGESQPASPGRTAGPSGSSKIRALLPNGVKLSLECGDVDALTAIIGALCHVQTRR, from the coding sequence ATGAGTGACGAAGAGCAGAAACTGCGAGTGCGGCTTGTGGGGCGTGATGGGCGACGCCGCTATGATCCATCGTCAAAGGCCCGGCTTGTAGCGGCCTGCCTTGAGCCAGGGGTTTCGATATCAGGCCTGGCGCTTGCCCATGGGGTCAACGCGAACGTTCTACGCAAGTGGGTCAAAGATGCCAGGGAATCCGGGCTGCCAACGGTATCATCACGATCGGCGTTTATCCCGGTCGTAGCCGCCGACTGTGGCCGGCCTGATGAGACCCGCTCGCTGGATGTGGAGGTCGCACGAGGTGAAAGCCAACCGGCATCACCGGGGCGGACAGCAGGCCCCTCTGGTTCTTCAAAGATCAGGGCTTTGCTGCCAAACGGCGTGAAGCTTTCGCTGGAATGTGGGGATGTGGATGCGTTGACGGCAATCATCGGAGCGCTTTGCCATGTTCAGACTAGGCGCTGA
- the tnpB gene encoding IS66 family insertion sequence element accessory protein TnpB (TnpB, as the term is used for proteins encoded by IS66 family insertion elements, is considered an accessory protein, since TnpC, encoded by a neighboring gene, is a DDE family transposase.), which translates to MFRLGADLKVYLHREPIDFRAGINSLAVLVQETMELDPFAPAVFAFCNRRRDRMKLLFFDRSGFVMVLKRLTEDRFRWPRRETAVVSLSTEQLHWILDGIDIDAMVRHPVRQYQIAG; encoded by the coding sequence ATGTTCAGACTAGGCGCTGATCTCAAGGTCTACCTGCATCGCGAGCCCATCGACTTTCGCGCCGGCATCAACAGCCTTGCTGTCCTGGTGCAGGAGACGATGGAGCTCGACCCTTTTGCGCCCGCGGTCTTTGCCTTTTGCAATCGCCGACGCGATCGGATGAAGTTGTTGTTCTTCGATCGGTCCGGCTTTGTGATGGTCCTGAAGCGATTGACCGAGGACAGGTTCCGGTGGCCGCGCCGGGAAACGGCGGTGGTGTCGCTTTCGACTGAGCAATTGCACTGGATTCTCGACGGCATCGATATTGATGCGATGGTCCGTCATCCGGTTCGGCAATACCAGATCGCCGGGTGA
- the tnpC gene encoding IS66 family transposase codes for MNRPDEPSIAELMAQLAANAAEIAALKAEKEALSARVVKLEEELALARLHRFAPKSEKHVDRLFDEAEQVADEEDTGDADGDLVDLPDTGLASTEKLQGKKRGRKPLPAHLPRERVEYDLTDDEKACPCCHHQMHRMGEAVSEQLHIEVKAKVLQNVRFKYACRHCDRTGINTPVVLAPMPAQPLPGSIATASTLAFALVHKYVDGTPLYRLSQAFERAGVPISRGALGHWVIGSSERHLSRIYDALKLRLRAQPLVHGDETTVQVLKEKDREATSTSYMWAYRSGEDSNEPIVLLDYQPGRGQIYPQAFLGDYRGILMTDGYTAWRTLEGATHVGCMAHSRRRFVDALKTRKKGGGPPEQALKFFEQLYRIESQARGEKAEAGETQADCIRRFRQQHSVPILNALKAWLDDIAPKVLPDSKLGDAVSYTLNQWEYLTRYTQDGRMPIDNNLLERDIRIFATGRKSWLFSDTADGAKASAVVYSIMLTCRACGIEPLAYLRHILSELPQRASDADISDLLPFNFAKTATA; via the coding sequence ATGAACCGACCCGACGAACCCAGCATTGCGGAACTGATGGCGCAATTGGCAGCGAATGCTGCCGAAATCGCCGCGCTGAAAGCCGAGAAGGAAGCGCTCAGCGCCCGCGTGGTCAAGCTCGAGGAAGAGTTGGCACTGGCGCGGCTCCATCGGTTTGCACCGAAGAGCGAAAAGCACGTCGATCGGCTCTTTGATGAAGCCGAGCAGGTTGCCGATGAGGAGGACACTGGCGACGCCGACGGCGATCTCGTCGACCTGCCGGACACGGGTTTGGCGTCAACCGAGAAACTGCAAGGCAAGAAGCGTGGCCGCAAACCCCTGCCAGCACATCTGCCGCGCGAGCGCGTCGAATATGACCTGACCGACGATGAGAAGGCCTGTCCGTGCTGCCATCACCAGATGCATCGCATGGGTGAGGCCGTCTCGGAGCAGCTCCATATCGAGGTAAAGGCCAAGGTCCTGCAGAATGTTCGGTTCAAATATGCCTGCCGTCATTGCGACCGGACCGGCATCAACACGCCTGTTGTCCTCGCACCGATGCCAGCGCAGCCCTTGCCGGGCAGCATCGCCACGGCCTCGACGCTGGCCTTCGCGCTCGTCCACAAATATGTCGACGGCACGCCGCTTTACCGCCTGTCCCAGGCCTTCGAGCGCGCCGGCGTTCCCATCAGCCGCGGCGCTCTCGGGCATTGGGTGATCGGATCGAGCGAGAGGCATCTCTCCCGCATCTACGATGCGCTGAAGCTCCGGCTTCGGGCCCAACCGCTCGTCCACGGCGACGAAACGACGGTCCAGGTTCTGAAGGAAAAGGACAGGGAGGCCACCAGCACATCTTATATGTGGGCGTATCGGAGCGGCGAGGACAGCAATGAGCCGATCGTGCTTCTCGACTACCAACCCGGCCGCGGCCAGATTTATCCGCAGGCCTTCCTCGGTGACTACCGCGGCATATTGATGACCGATGGCTACACCGCTTGGCGAACGTTGGAAGGGGCAACGCATGTGGGATGCATGGCCCATTCCAGGCGTCGCTTCGTCGATGCCCTGAAGACAAGGAAGAAAGGCGGCGGACCACCGGAGCAGGCGCTGAAGTTCTTCGAGCAGCTCTACCGGATCGAAAGCCAAGCCAGAGGAGAAAAGGCGGAAGCTGGAGAAACGCAAGCGGACTGCATTCGCCGTTTCCGCCAGCAGCACAGCGTCCCCATCCTGAACGCTCTCAAGGCATGGCTCGATGACATCGCGCCAAAGGTCCTGCCCGACAGCAAGCTCGGCGACGCCGTATCCTACACCCTGAACCAGTGGGAATACCTGACGCGCTACACCCAAGACGGCAGGATGCCGATCGACAACAATCTGCTGGAACGTGATATCAGGATTTTTGCCACTGGAAGAAAATCCTGGCTGTTCAGCGATACTGCGGACGGAGCCAAGGCCAGTGCCGTCGTCTACAGCATCATGCTGACCTGCCGCGCCTGCGGTATCGAACCATTGGCTTACTTGCGTCACATCCTCAGCGAATTGCCGCAGCGCGCATCGGATGCCGACATCTCCGACCTGCTGCCGTTCAACTTCGCCAAGACCGCTACTGCCTGA
- a CDS encoding glycosyltransferase family 4 protein, whose product MKIIILAQYFELADQPGITLLSAMAQSLAGDGHDVHVISGRHVRIGRKPAGSDQKVPAGYTIHRVWSGNDVARSLFSRALSFLAFSLSSTLALLRLGRCDVIYGSSPPIFPMFPALLWARIRGIRFVLEVCDLWPESAVALGLLRNQFLIAVTAAVERFLYRYSDGIVVLTQGIARRLGERRELRAPVLVARCAVSLADFQEAAAHRQDIRRQYGWDGKCVVIFAGTLGHAQDIETLLFAAEKLEQHETVHFVIIGDGACHALVAAQAATRKNIELLAPKPKTETLKMLAAADIGLCTLKDVALFNSALPTKLIDYIAAGLGIVAPDFEEITPLMNGSKTQALYRPGDGRSLADAVSTLAEEWPDESGASRSNDFPEEFTLEHRNGAIARFVGELHDASSKYDME is encoded by the coding sequence ATGAAAATTATTATTCTCGCGCAATATTTCGAGCTTGCCGATCAGCCGGGCATCACGCTTCTTAGCGCCATGGCGCAGTCCCTTGCCGGGGACGGCCATGACGTGCATGTGATTTCGGGACGCCATGTGCGCATCGGCAGAAAACCGGCAGGTAGTGACCAGAAGGTGCCTGCCGGCTATACAATCCACCGGGTGTGGTCCGGCAATGATGTAGCGCGCAGTCTTTTCAGTCGCGCGCTAAGTTTCCTCGCGTTTTCGCTTTCCTCGACATTGGCTCTCCTGCGCCTTGGCCGATGCGACGTGATCTATGGGTCCAGCCCGCCGATCTTCCCCATGTTCCCGGCTTTGTTATGGGCGCGGATCAGAGGCATTCGTTTCGTTCTTGAAGTGTGCGATCTGTGGCCGGAATCGGCGGTCGCTTTAGGGCTTTTGCGCAACCAGTTTCTGATTGCGGTGACGGCGGCGGTGGAACGCTTTCTCTATCGTTATAGCGACGGTATTGTTGTGCTGACACAGGGTATCGCCAGACGGCTCGGCGAACGGCGCGAATTGCGCGCCCCCGTCCTTGTCGCGCGCTGCGCGGTTTCGCTCGCGGATTTTCAGGAAGCGGCAGCACACCGACAAGATATCCGGCGACAATATGGCTGGGACGGCAAATGTGTGGTGATCTTTGCCGGCACGCTCGGCCATGCGCAGGATATCGAGACTCTACTGTTTGCGGCGGAGAAACTGGAGCAACATGAAACGGTGCATTTCGTCATCATCGGAGACGGCGCCTGCCACGCATTGGTGGCCGCGCAGGCGGCGACACGGAAAAATATCGAGCTTCTCGCTCCCAAACCCAAGACAGAGACCCTCAAGATGCTGGCGGCTGCCGATATAGGTTTGTGCACCTTGAAGGATGTTGCCCTTTTTAATAGCGCGTTGCCGACGAAACTGATCGATTATATCGCCGCTGGGCTTGGCATCGTCGCGCCCGATTTCGAGGAAATCACTCCCCTCATGAACGGCTCGAAAACACAGGCGCTTTACCGACCGGGCGACGGGCGCTCACTCGCTGATGCCGTCTCGACGCTGGCCGAGGAATGGCCCGACGAATCTGGCGCCAGTCGTTCCAATGACTTCCCGGAAGAGTTTACGCTTGAACACAGAAATGGAGCGATAGCGCGGTTTGTTGGCGAACTGCATGACGCGTCCAGCAAGTACGACATGGAGTGA